The proteins below come from a single Bacillota bacterium genomic window:
- a CDS encoding ATP-dependent Clp protease proteolytic subunit, with protein MEVAFKGGGPEKVTAQARGAGGRLRANAETEPGGSPGAAPAPGPAPAPDGTTVVGAVQALGTPQPPRPGPGPAPSEIHVLTIIGQVEGHQILPSQNKTTKYEHVIPELFAVEQNPEIKGLLILLNTVGGDVEAGLAIAEAIRSLSKPTATVVLGGGHSIGVPIAVSAKRSFITSTATMTVHPVRLTGMVIGVPQAYEYLNKMQDRVIKFVVENSRISEKRFRELMFSTGELAQDVGTILVGREAVEEGLIQAEGGIADAYRALREMIAGGGV; from the coding sequence ATGGAGGTGGCGTTCAAAGGTGGTGGACCGGAGAAGGTGACGGCTCAGGCGAGGGGGGCTGGCGGCCGGCTGAGGGCGAACGCGGAGACGGAGCCCGGGGGATCCCCCGGTGCGGCGCCGGCTCCCGGCCCGGCCCCCGCGCCCGACGGGACGACGGTGGTCGGCGCCGTCCAGGCGCTGGGTACGCCCCAGCCGCCGCGTCCGGGGCCCGGGCCGGCGCCGTCCGAGATCCACGTCCTGACCATCATCGGGCAGGTGGAGGGGCACCAGATCCTCCCCAGCCAGAACAAGACGACCAAGTACGAGCACGTCATCCCCGAACTCTTCGCCGTCGAGCAGAATCCGGAGATCAAGGGGCTCCTCATCCTCCTCAACACGGTGGGCGGCGACGTGGAGGCGGGGCTGGCCATTGCGGAAGCGATCCGCAGCCTCTCCAAGCCGACGGCGACGGTGGTACTGGGCGGCGGCCACTCCATCGGCGTACCCATCGCCGTCAGCGCCAAGCGGAGCTTTATCACCAGCACGGCCACCATGACCGTCCACCCGGTGCGCCTGACGGGTATGGTCATCGGCGTCCCCCAGGCGTACGAGTATCTGAACAAGATGCAGGACCGGGTGATCAAGTTCGTCGTCGAGAACTCGCGCATCAGCGAGAAACGCTTCCGGGAGTTGATGTTCAGCACCGGCGAGCTGGCGCAGGACGTGGGCACCATCCTGGTCGGCCGCGAGGCCGTGGAGGAGGGGCTCATCCAGGCCGAGGGCGGCATCGCCGACGCCTACCGGGCGCTGCGCGAGATGATCGCGGGAGGCGGGGTGTGA
- a CDS encoding YlzJ-like family protein, which yields MLWTIAPPEMVWGEGWSQAAGLPSYEEVQVDGRRLLVERGRDGRRRVVRLLSTEPADFLDARFQPGAPFPEGGPRRAI from the coding sequence ATGCTCTGGACCATCGCCCCGCCGGAGATGGTCTGGGGAGAGGGGTGGAGCCAGGCGGCGGGGCTTCCTTCCTACGAGGAAGTCCAGGTGGACGGGCGCCGGCTGCTGGTGGAGCGGGGCCGGGACGGGCGCCGCCGCGTGGTCCGCCTGCTCTCGACAGAGCCGGCGGACTTCCTCGACGCGCGCTTCCAGCCGGGGGCGCCGTTCCCGGAAGGGGGTCCCAGGCGAGCGATATAA
- a CDS encoding undecaprenyl-diphosphate phosphatase: MPLWEALVLGLVQGLTEFLPVSSSGHLTLVQHLMGLRGQGSLAFDVLLHLGTFLAVLLYFARDVAALVAGFFGGLAALPARRKTWTTLWREADFRTAILILVGSVPSGLMGLLLQPFFESLYDSLVAVAVGWLITAVLLWQVDRLGHRGRRAGESGAGAALWTGFMQGVAIAPGISRSGATVAGALMAGMGRYEAARFSFLLALPAILGAALVELRHVGGFAGSAPLAAGFAAATLSGMVAIRWLIQALTRGSLKPFALYCALLGAAVLAWQLL; encoded by the coding sequence ATGCCGCTCTGGGAGGCGCTGGTCCTCGGCCTGGTGCAGGGGCTGACCGAGTTCTTGCCGGTCTCCAGCTCCGGTCACCTGACGCTGGTGCAACACCTGATGGGCCTGCGGGGCCAGGGCTCGCTGGCCTTCGACGTCCTGCTCCACCTGGGTACCTTCCTGGCCGTCCTTCTCTATTTCGCGCGCGACGTCGCCGCCCTGGTGGCGGGTTTCTTCGGCGGGCTGGCGGCGCTCCCGGCCCGGAGAAAAACCTGGACCACGCTCTGGCGCGAGGCGGACTTCCGGACGGCGATCCTGATTCTGGTGGGGAGCGTACCCAGCGGGCTGATGGGTCTTCTGCTGCAGCCCTTTTTCGAGTCGCTCTACGACTCGCTGGTGGCGGTGGCGGTGGGCTGGCTGATCACCGCCGTCCTGCTCTGGCAGGTCGACCGGCTCGGCCATCGCGGCCGGCGCGCGGGCGAGAGCGGTGCCGGGGCGGCGCTCTGGACGGGCTTCATGCAGGGGGTGGCCATCGCGCCCGGCATCTCGCGCTCCGGCGCGACGGTGGCGGGAGCGCTGATGGCCGGCATGGGCCGTTACGAGGCGGCGCGCTTCTCCTTCCTGCTGGCCCTGCCGGCCATTCTGGGCGCGGCGCTGGTGGAGCTGCGCCACGTGGGCGGCTTCGCCGGGAGCGCGCCGCTGGCGGCCGGCTTCGCGGCGGCGACGCTCTCGGGGATGGTGGCCATCCGCTGGCTGATCCAGGCGCTGACCCGGGGCAGCCTGAAACCCTTCGCGCTCTACTGCGCGCTGCTGGGCGCCGCCGTCCTCGCCTGGCAGTTGCTGTGA
- a CDS encoding DNA translocase FtsK, whose protein sequence is MGPAGQGARLALRALFGLVAWAAPLALAAVAVALLRSAPPPSGRSRAAGAALLVADLAGWAAFARPAGWEAALRGEAAGGLLGTALRAGLAAAVGRFGALVLLAALGLAGLLLLSASPLTLWMARVTRPLKALLGPVREALEDFLFEEEAAGGGEEGGARAEGPDGPGRGARARAGAAAGAGSGQGETTSGAEGAGLLHGDGGEGAAAASLEPRAPDPAGAEERRVAAEAAGSAAGPARAEAADPPVPPRMPMSTPPDEPGGGGGQAVRGAGRRVRGGAGREEGGVQLPPLDLLNRPAPARVPAEREEDLRREAALLESTLRSFGIETTLAGVFRGPAVTRFELQPAPGVKVARIVALADDIALALAAPEVRVVAPVPGKSVLGIEVPNKHVTPVTLREVLESPAFQGSRSRLTVAVGKDIGGRPIVATLDDMLHVLIAGATGSGKSVCINTLITSLLFKARPRDVRLLLIDPKRVELNVYEGLPHLLAPVVTDPKKAAGVMRWLVREMERRYELFAEWRVRDIDRFNQAVLRDGSPALPYIVVVVDELADMMMVAPREIEESIQRLAQMARAAGIHLLLATQRPSVDVITGVIKANIPSRIAFAVSSQVDSRTILDMAGAEKLLGKGDMLFYPMGAAKPVRAQGAYVSERELERVLTFLRDQAEPEYLLDVAGPLDEDEEAGDDQDDPLLPEAIRVVVENRQASVSILQRRLRVGYTRAGRLIDMMERRGIVGPYQGPKPREVLMTQETYARLYGAGGRADEPGGPPFAGPPSSSPGKG, encoded by the coding sequence ATGGGCCCGGCCGGGCAGGGCGCCCGCTTGGCGCTGCGGGCGCTCTTCGGCCTGGTCGCCTGGGCGGCACCCCTGGCGCTGGCGGCGGTGGCGGTGGCGCTCCTGCGTTCCGCGCCGCCGCCGAGCGGTCGCAGCCGGGCGGCGGGCGCGGCGCTCCTGGTGGCGGACCTGGCCGGCTGGGCCGCCTTCGCCCGCCCGGCCGGCTGGGAGGCAGCGCTGCGGGGCGAGGCGGCGGGCGGCCTCCTGGGTACGGCGCTCCGGGCCGGCCTGGCCGCCGCCGTCGGCCGCTTCGGCGCGCTGGTCCTCCTGGCGGCGCTCGGTCTGGCGGGTCTCCTCCTCCTCAGCGCCAGCCCGCTGACGCTCTGGATGGCGCGGGTGACGAGACCGCTGAAGGCCCTCCTGGGACCCGTGCGAGAGGCGCTGGAGGACTTCCTCTTCGAGGAGGAGGCGGCCGGAGGAGGGGAGGAGGGCGGCGCCAGGGCGGAAGGTCCGGATGGCCCCGGCCGCGGGGCAAGGGCGCGTGCCGGAGCTGCCGCCGGGGCGGGGAGCGGGCAGGGAGAGACGACCTCGGGGGCGGAGGGCGCGGGGCTCCTCCATGGCGATGGCGGCGAGGGCGCGGCCGCGGCCTCCCTTGAGCCGCGCGCGCCCGACCCGGCCGGGGCGGAGGAACGGCGGGTGGCGGCCGAGGCCGCCGGCAGCGCGGCGGGCCCCGCCCGAGCGGAGGCGGCGGATCCGCCCGTCCCGCCGCGCATGCCCATGAGCACCCCGCCCGACGAACCGGGTGGCGGGGGCGGCCAGGCCGTGCGCGGCGCCGGGCGGCGGGTGCGCGGCGGCGCCGGCAGGGAGGAGGGCGGGGTCCAGCTTCCTCCGCTCGACCTCCTCAACCGGCCGGCGCCGGCGCGGGTGCCGGCCGAGCGCGAGGAAGACCTGCGGCGCGAGGCGGCGCTCCTGGAGTCGACGCTGCGCAGCTTCGGCATCGAGACGACGCTGGCCGGCGTCTTCCGCGGCCCGGCGGTGACGCGCTTCGAGCTGCAGCCGGCGCCGGGCGTGAAGGTGGCGCGCATCGTCGCCCTGGCCGACGACATCGCCCTCGCCCTGGCCGCGCCCGAGGTGCGGGTGGTGGCGCCCGTGCCGGGCAAGTCGGTGCTGGGCATCGAGGTGCCCAACAAGCACGTGACGCCGGTGACGCTGCGCGAGGTGCTGGAGTCGCCGGCTTTCCAGGGCTCGCGCTCGCGGCTGACGGTGGCTGTGGGCAAGGACATCGGCGGACGCCCCATCGTCGCCACGCTGGACGACATGCTGCACGTGCTCATCGCCGGCGCCACCGGCTCGGGCAAGAGCGTCTGCATCAACACCCTGATCACCAGCCTGCTTTTCAAGGCGCGCCCGCGGGACGTGCGCCTCCTGCTCATCGATCCCAAGCGGGTGGAGCTGAACGTCTACGAGGGCCTGCCCCACCTGCTGGCGCCGGTGGTGACCGATCCCAAGAAGGCGGCCGGAGTGATGCGCTGGCTGGTCCGCGAGATGGAGCGGCGCTACGAGCTCTTCGCCGAATGGCGCGTGCGGGACATCGACCGCTTCAACCAGGCGGTGCTGCGCGACGGCAGCCCGGCGCTCCCCTACATCGTGGTGGTGGTGGACGAGCTGGCGGACATGATGATGGTGGCGCCGCGCGAGATCGAGGAGTCGATCCAGCGCCTGGCCCAGATGGCGCGGGCGGCCGGCATCCACCTGCTGCTGGCCACGCAGCGGCCCAGCGTCGACGTGATCACGGGCGTCATCAAGGCCAACATCCCTTCGCGCATCGCCTTCGCCGTCAGCTCGCAGGTGGACTCGCGCACCATCCTGGACATGGCCGGGGCGGAGAAGCTGCTGGGCAAGGGCGACATGCTCTTCTACCCCATGGGCGCGGCCAAGCCGGTGCGCGCCCAGGGCGCCTACGTCTCCGAGCGCGAGCTGGAGCGCGTCCTGACCTTCCTCCGCGACCAGGCGGAGCCGGAGTATCTGCTGGACGTGGCCGGCCCACTGGACGAGGACGAGGAAGCAGGCGACGACCAGGACGACCCGCTCCTGCCCGAGGCCATCCGCGTGGTGGTGGAGAACCGCCAGGCGTCGGTCTCCATCCTGCAGAGGCGGCTGCGCGTAGGCTACACGCGCGCCGGCCGCCTCATCGACATGATGGAGCGGCGCGGCATCGTGGGCCCCTACCAGGGCCCCAAGCCGCGCGAGGTGCTGATGACGCAGGAGACGTACGCCCGCCTCTACGGTGCGGGCGGCCGCGCGGACGAGCCGGGCGGGCCGCCCTTCGCCGGTCCTCCTTCCTCCAGCCCTGGGAAGGGTTGA
- a CDS encoding glycoside hydrolase family 18 has product MRFQARPLRLGLAVLTVAALLLGAGCAGGRTARKAPAQPKSGRPATSATLPGQRGTAAGRHTGPLRVLAFYDDQYEKPRGQVLSLVRQNRDLISYLAPFWYKVNADGSLVDMSEADLKKFARDNKIQLQPLFTNAGGNDAVLLDPSARARAVENIVAAVQKNGYAGASVDFQLLEPPSRAGLSAFVAALSQRLHALGKVVTVDVIPRLSSNGPRSAYDYAALGKSADQVVLMTYDRHSEGSPPGSVAPLAWVDAAVREALTMIPPDKIILGLAAYGYDWPSGSTQARSIPLKNIPKGPHIRRTPAGVPYYTYTAADGTLHEVWFEDPTSIVKKIQIAKRYGLHGLAVWRVGYETAAFWNAIRKNR; this is encoded by the coding sequence ATGCGTTTCCAAGCCAGGCCCCTGCGGCTCGGCCTCGCCGTCCTGACCGTGGCGGCACTTCTGCTGGGAGCGGGCTGCGCCGGCGGGCGGACCGCCCGCAAGGCGCCTGCCCAGCCGAAGAGCGGGCGCCCCGCGACCTCGGCGACGCTTCCCGGCCAGCGGGGCACCGCGGCAGGGCGCCACACGGGCCCGCTCCGCGTGCTCGCCTTCTACGACGACCAGTACGAGAAGCCGCGCGGGCAGGTCCTCTCCCTGGTGCGCCAGAACCGGGACCTGATCTCCTACCTGGCGCCTTTCTGGTACAAGGTGAACGCCGACGGTAGCCTCGTCGACATGAGCGAGGCGGACCTGAAGAAGTTCGCCCGCGACAACAAGATTCAGCTGCAGCCGCTCTTCACCAACGCCGGAGGGAACGACGCCGTCCTGCTGGACCCGTCAGCCCGCGCCAGGGCCGTGGAGAACATCGTGGCCGCGGTGCAGAAGAACGGCTACGCCGGGGCGAGCGTCGACTTCCAGCTGCTCGAACCGCCCTCGCGGGCGGGCCTCAGCGCTTTCGTGGCGGCGCTCAGCCAGCGGCTGCACGCGCTGGGCAAGGTGGTGACGGTGGACGTCATCCCCCGGCTCAGCTCGAACGGCCCCAGGAGCGCCTACGACTACGCGGCGCTGGGCAAGAGCGCCGACCAGGTCGTGCTGATGACCTACGACCGGCACAGCGAGGGCTCGCCGCCGGGCTCGGTGGCGCCGCTGGCCTGGGTGGACGCGGCGGTGCGCGAGGCGCTGACCATGATCCCGCCCGACAAGATCATCCTGGGGCTGGCTGCCTACGGCTACGACTGGCCGTCGGGAAGCACCCAGGCGCGCTCCATCCCGCTCAAGAACATCCCCAAGGGGCCGCATATCCGCCGGACGCCGGCCGGCGTCCCCTACTACACGTACACCGCGGCCGACGGGACGCTCCACGAGGTCTGGTTCGAGGACCCCACGTCCATCGTCAAGAAGATCCAGATCGCCAAGCGCTACGGCCTCCACGGGCTGGCCGTCTGGCGGGTCGGCTACGAGACGGCGGCCTTCTGGAACGCCATCCGCAAGAACCGCTGA
- a CDS encoding D-amino acid aminotransferase, whose translation MSETVFLNGQFVPYEQAVVPVEDRGFLFGDGIYEVIAAYGGRFWRLEEHLDRLERSALAIHLTLPLGREAIRQAARELLRRNGLERADATLYLEVTRGPARRNHLFPEEPHPTVVMIARPMPAADPALTRDGVSAITVPDIRWQSVHIKSICLLPNVLAKQAAHEAGAFEAILVREGVLTEGSSSNLFVVFGRELHTHPEGPFILSGVTRGAVIEVARDLGHPVVERAVPLEELWQASELFVTGTTSEVVPVVRVDERPIGDGQPGPVTLAILEEIRRRTRGS comes from the coding sequence ATGTCGGAGACGGTTTTCCTCAACGGCCAGTTCGTTCCCTACGAGCAGGCGGTCGTGCCGGTGGAGGACAGGGGCTTTCTCTTCGGCGACGGCATCTACGAGGTGATCGCCGCCTACGGCGGCCGCTTCTGGCGGCTGGAGGAGCACCTGGACCGGCTCGAGCGAAGCGCGCTCGCCATCCACCTGACGCTTCCCCTCGGCCGCGAGGCCATCCGCCAGGCGGCGCGGGAGCTCCTGCGGCGCAACGGCCTGGAGCGGGCCGACGCCACGCTCTACCTGGAGGTGACGCGCGGTCCCGCCCGGCGCAACCACCTCTTCCCCGAGGAGCCGCACCCGACCGTGGTCATGATCGCCCGCCCCATGCCGGCGGCCGACCCGGCGCTGACGCGCGACGGCGTCTCCGCCATCACCGTCCCCGACATCCGCTGGCAGTCGGTCCACATCAAGTCCATCTGCCTCCTGCCCAACGTGCTGGCCAAGCAGGCCGCCCACGAGGCGGGCGCCTTCGAAGCCATCCTGGTGCGCGAGGGCGTGTTGACCGAGGGCTCCAGCTCCAACCTCTTCGTCGTCTTCGGACGCGAGCTCCACACCCACCCCGAGGGCCCCTTCATCCTCTCCGGCGTCACCCGCGGCGCCGTCATCGAGGTGGCCCGCGACCTGGGCCATCCGGTGGTGGAGCGGGCCGTCCCCCTGGAGGAGCTCTGGCAGGCCAGCGAGCTCTTCGTCACGGGGACCACCTCCGAGGTGGTCCCCGTGGTCCGGGTCGACGAGCGCCCCATCGGCGACGGACAGCCCGGGCCGGTGACGCTGGCCATCCTGGAGGAGATCCGGCGCCGTACGCGCGGCTCCTAG
- a CDS encoding lysine exporter LysO family protein codes for MSRRLLLATAAGILLGFLGRGRPVAGLASAAESWALAALLFSAGVVMGADLERVLLLLRRGWRLLLTPLAGAAGSLLGGLVAAAAGGLEPVQGLAVAGAFGWYSLDAVVLARTAGAQLALLGFLGNLVRELTALAAAAWLVRRLGRAAAVAAAGATAMDTSLGVLVRAGGAEAGVEGFLSGLVLSALVPILLGFLGRWL; via the coding sequence ATGAGCCGGCGCCTCCTTCTGGCCACCGCCGCCGGGATCCTGCTGGGCTTCCTCGGGCGCGGCCGCCCCGTCGCCGGCTTGGCCTCCGCCGCGGAATCCTGGGCGCTGGCCGCCCTTCTCTTCTCGGCCGGGGTGGTGATGGGCGCCGATCTGGAGCGGGTCCTCCTCCTGCTGCGGCGCGGCTGGCGCCTCCTCTTGACGCCGCTGGCCGGCGCCGCCGGCAGCCTTCTGGGCGGGCTGGTGGCCGCCGCCGCGGGCGGGCTGGAGCCGGTGCAGGGGCTGGCGGTGGCGGGAGCCTTCGGCTGGTACAGCCTGGACGCCGTGGTACTGGCCAGGACCGCGGGCGCGCAGCTGGCGCTGCTGGGCTTTCTGGGCAACCTTGTGCGGGAGCTGACCGCGCTGGCCGCGGCCGCCTGGCTGGTCCGTCGGCTGGGGCGCGCGGCGGCGGTGGCGGCGGCGGGGGCCACCGCCATGGACACCAGCCTGGGGGTGCTGGTCCGGGCGGGCGGTGCGGAGGCGGGGGTGGAGGGCTTCCTGAGCGGTCTCGTCCTCAGCGCGCTGGTGCCGATCCTGCTGGGCTTCCTGGGCCGCTGGCTCTGA
- a CDS encoding D-alanyl-D-alanine carboxypeptidase, with product MHSDFRRAGRGTRRPLLAGLLVLLLLLAGIAPAPVARAAAPLPVRDNPLGLKAAAAELLDVRTGQVLYAYNEHAKMQPASLAKLMTFLLALQALQNGAVTPQTQVTVSQKAWQLSLNDTVSRMFVRVGDRVSVDTLLYGLMVASGNDAAVALAERLGGTEANFVRMMNDEARRLGLGDTHYVNSHGLYAPGQTTSAADVAKLSAYILQHFPDATRYTKPASFSYQPSGAPQPITQQNWNGLVITDHRVDGLKTGHLEESGYHLAASAKSGSMQLVAVVMGIQAPTLQAGMQEREREAEALLNWGFDNFRDVTPDLGGKLPASIPVYKGASGTVQPVPAAPLLLTVPRSEAGSLSVRVTLPARLVAPVRKGQALGEVTVRAGASSWRIPLVAARDVPRGGLLRVLWDTLRLALGDLLARIHL from the coding sequence TTGCACTCCGACTTCCGCAGGGCCGGCCGAGGCACCCGCCGGCCTCTTCTCGCCGGCCTCCTGGTCCTGCTCCTCCTCCTCGCCGGGATCGCTCCCGCGCCGGTGGCGCGGGCGGCCGCCCCGCTCCCCGTCCGCGACAACCCGCTGGGCCTGAAGGCGGCTGCGGCCGAGCTCCTGGACGTGCGCACCGGCCAGGTGCTCTACGCGTACAACGAGCACGCCAAGATGCAGCCGGCCAGCCTGGCCAAGCTGATGACCTTCCTCCTGGCCCTCCAGGCGCTGCAGAACGGCGCGGTGACGCCCCAGACGCAGGTGACCGTCAGCCAGAAGGCCTGGCAGCTCTCGCTCAACGACACCGTCTCGCGCATGTTCGTGCGGGTGGGCGACCGCGTCTCCGTCGACACGCTGCTCTACGGGCTGATGGTGGCCTCGGGCAACGACGCCGCCGTGGCGTTGGCCGAGCGCCTGGGCGGGACCGAGGCCAACTTCGTGCGCATGATGAACGACGAGGCCCGGAGGCTGGGCCTGGGCGACACCCACTACGTCAACAGCCACGGGCTCTACGCGCCGGGGCAGACGACCAGCGCGGCCGACGTGGCCAAGCTTTCGGCCTACATTCTGCAGCACTTCCCGGACGCCACCCGCTACACCAAGCCGGCCAGCTTCAGCTACCAGCCCAGCGGGGCGCCCCAGCCCATCACCCAGCAGAACTGGAACGGCCTGGTGATCACCGACCACCGCGTCGACGGCCTCAAGACGGGGCACCTGGAGGAGTCGGGCTACCACTTGGCCGCCTCGGCCAAGTCGGGCTCCATGCAGCTGGTGGCGGTGGTGATGGGCATCCAGGCGCCGACGCTGCAGGCGGGCATGCAGGAGCGCGAGCGGGAGGCCGAGGCGCTGCTCAACTGGGGCTTCGACAACTTCCGCGACGTGACGCCCGATCTCGGCGGCAAGCTGCCGGCCTCCATCCCGGTCTACAAAGGGGCGAGCGGGACGGTGCAGCCGGTGCCGGCGGCGCCGCTCCTCCTGACGGTCCCGCGCTCGGAGGCGGGTTCGCTCTCCGTCCGGGTGACGCTGCCGGCGCGGCTGGTGGCGCCGGTGCGGAAGGGGCAGGCGCTGGGAGAGGTGACGGTGCGCGCGGGCGCCTCCAGCTGGCGCATCCCGCTGGTGGCGGCCCGCGACGTGCCGCGGGGCGGCCTCTTGCGCGTCCTCTGGGATACGTTGCGGCTGGCGCTGGGCGACCTGCTGGCGCGCATCCACCTCTGA
- a CDS encoding UPF0182 family protein — translation MGERRWIWLFTAGMLAAFGLATLASEGYVGWQWYGQLGFLGVFWRRLGVQWALGLVTGLLGGGFLLANLLWARRAFSIFYVSPEAVPPQLLPWLRPRRQFLLLGLLSGLTGLLMGVDGAGQWLTVAGWWYRLPFGQLDPVFHRDAGFYVFTLPFLRFVYGYLETNIVLALLVSGFVYFLTGAVAVFDHRFHVYPAARVHLGVLAGLYFLVLAWRYRLDQFGLLFSTRGVAAGPGYTDLHVMLPGLWAMMVLALLAAAAAFAQVRVSQLRWLGYAAGALVAGSILVAGVLPALVQRLVVEPNELVKERPYIQNAIRATLRAWNLDGVQASSYQVRRGLTYETVQADQGTIRNVRLWDWRFISRAYQQLQGIRTYYQFDTMTVDRYVLDGALRQVVLSGREINYAHLPDPSWVNTHLVYTHGYGVVATPAAEVTPDGMPPFLVRDIPPQGNAQLAVRQPAIYFGLDTTPYAIVGTTQKEFDYPRGNQNVYTEYRGEGDIRLGNLLQRLAFALAVGDYNVLLSSQLTPSSRALLDRRVQDRVERVAPFLVYDSSPYLVVEGGRLYWIVDAYTATADYPYSQPLGQSGLNYMRNSVKAVVDAYSGAVTFYAFDPGDPLLGVYERLFPGLFRPASEMPAGLRAHVRYPQDLFRAQAEIYLRYHMTDPEVFYNKEDLWTFPKELASGTGEQQTMDPYYAIFQLPGESEPEFLLVLPLTPNNRDNMIAWLAARSDGPHYGQLVLYNFPKQTQIFGPAQVESLINNNDQISQALTLWNQQGSRVLRGSLLVIPIDRSLLYIQPLYLESTTTQLPELRRVIVSYAGQVAMAPTLDQALRALFGVTAPAPPGPTPSGGAAPSLADLVRQANQVYAQAQAAIQEGNWALYGERMAELADLLRQMQQSLPAGRSR, via the coding sequence ATGGGCGAGCGGAGGTGGATCTGGCTCTTCACCGCCGGCATGCTGGCGGCCTTCGGGCTGGCGACGCTGGCCAGCGAGGGCTACGTCGGCTGGCAGTGGTACGGCCAGCTGGGCTTCCTGGGCGTCTTCTGGCGGAGGCTCGGTGTCCAGTGGGCGCTGGGCCTGGTGACGGGGCTCCTGGGCGGCGGCTTCCTCCTGGCCAACCTGCTCTGGGCTCGGCGCGCGTTCAGCATCTTCTACGTCAGCCCGGAGGCGGTGCCGCCGCAGCTCCTGCCCTGGCTTCGGCCGCGGCGCCAGTTCCTGCTCCTCGGCCTGCTCTCCGGTCTCACCGGCCTCCTGATGGGGGTCGACGGCGCCGGCCAGTGGCTGACGGTGGCCGGCTGGTGGTACCGCCTGCCCTTCGGACAGCTCGACCCGGTCTTCCACCGTGATGCCGGCTTCTACGTCTTCACCCTGCCCTTCCTCCGTTTCGTCTACGGCTACCTGGAGACGAACATCGTGCTGGCGCTCCTCGTCTCCGGCTTCGTCTACTTCCTGACGGGGGCCGTGGCCGTCTTCGACCACCGTTTCCACGTCTACCCGGCCGCCCGGGTCCACCTGGGGGTGCTGGCCGGGCTCTACTTCCTGGTCCTGGCCTGGCGCTACCGCCTGGACCAGTTCGGCCTGCTCTTCTCCACCCGCGGGGTGGCGGCGGGCCCGGGCTATACCGACCTGCACGTGATGCTGCCGGGGCTCTGGGCCATGATGGTGCTGGCGCTCCTGGCAGCGGCGGCCGCCTTCGCCCAGGTGCGCGTCAGCCAGCTGCGCTGGCTGGGCTACGCCGCCGGCGCGCTGGTGGCTGGCTCCATCCTGGTGGCCGGCGTCCTGCCGGCGCTGGTCCAGCGCCTGGTGGTCGAGCCCAACGAGCTGGTGAAGGAGCGACCCTACATCCAGAACGCCATCCGGGCCACGCTTCGCGCCTGGAACCTGGACGGCGTGCAGGCCTCCAGCTACCAGGTGCGCCGCGGGCTCACCTACGAGACCGTCCAGGCCGACCAGGGCACGATCCGCAACGTCCGTCTCTGGGACTGGCGCTTCATCAGCCGCGCCTACCAGCAGCTCCAGGGGATCCGCACGTACTACCAGTTCGACACCATGACCGTCGACCGCTACGTGCTGGACGGCGCCCTGCGCCAGGTCGTCCTCTCGGGGCGAGAGATCAACTACGCCCACCTGCCCGATCCCAGCTGGGTCAACACGCATCTGGTCTACACCCACGGCTACGGCGTGGTGGCGACCCCGGCGGCGGAGGTGACGCCCGACGGGATGCCGCCCTTTCTGGTGCGCGACATCCCGCCCCAGGGGAACGCCCAGCTGGCGGTCCGCCAGCCGGCCATCTACTTCGGTCTCGACACCACGCCCTACGCCATCGTGGGCACCACGCAGAAGGAGTTCGACTACCCCCGGGGCAACCAGAACGTCTACACGGAGTACCGCGGGGAGGGCGACATCCGCCTGGGCAACCTGCTGCAACGGCTGGCCTTCGCGCTGGCCGTCGGCGACTACAACGTCCTCCTCTCCAGCCAGCTGACGCCCTCGAGCCGCGCCCTCCTGGACCGCCGGGTGCAGGACCGGGTGGAGCGGGTGGCACCCTTCCTGGTCTACGACTCCTCGCCCTACCTGGTGGTGGAGGGCGGCCGGCTCTACTGGATCGTGGACGCCTACACCGCCACCGCCGACTATCCCTACTCCCAGCCGCTGGGCCAGAGCGGCCTCAACTACATGCGCAACTCCGTCAAGGCGGTGGTGGACGCTTACTCGGGCGCCGTCACGTTCTACGCTTTCGATCCCGGCGACCCGCTTCTGGGCGTCTACGAGCGTCTCTTCCCCGGCCTCTTCCGCCCGGCGTCGGAGATGCCGGCCGGGCTGCGCGCCCACGTCCGCTACCCGCAGGACCTCTTCCGGGCGCAGGCCGAGATCTACCTGCGCTACCACATGACCGACCCTGAGGTCTTCTACAACAAGGAAGACCTCTGGACATTCCCCAAGGAGCTGGCCTCGGGGACGGGCGAGCAGCAGACCATGGACCCGTACTATGCCATCTTCCAGCTGCCCGGCGAGTCGGAGCCGGAGTTCCTGTTGGTCCTGCCGCTGACGCCCAACAACCGCGACAACATGATCGCCTGGCTGGCCGCCCGCTCGGACGGTCCCCACTACGGCCAGCTGGTGCTCTACAACTTCCCCAAGCAGACACAGATCTTCGGCCCGGCGCAGGTGGAGTCGCTGATCAACAACAACGACCAGATCTCCCAGGCGCTCACCCTCTGGAACCAGCAGGGCTCGCGCGTCCTGCGCGGCAGCCTGCTGGTCATCCCCATCGACCGCTCGCTCCTCTACATCCAGCCGCTCTACCTGGAGTCGACCACCACCCAGCTGCCGGAGCTGCGCCGTGTGATCGTCTCCTACGCGGGCCAGGTGGCCATGGCGCCGACGCTGGACCAGGCGCTGCGCGCCCTCTTCGGCGTGACCGCCCCGGCGCCGCCGGGCCCGACGCCTTCGGGCGGCGCCGCCCCCAGCCTGGCCGACCTGGTCCGCCAGGCCAACCAGGTCTACGCCCAGGCCCAGGCGGCGATCCAGGAGGGGAATTGGGCGCTCTACGGAGAACGGATGGCCGAACTGGCCGATCTTTTACGACAGATGCAGCAGAGCCTGCCCGCCGGCCGGAGCCGGTAA